One window of Desulfallas thermosapovorans DSM 6562 genomic DNA carries:
- a CDS encoding 4Fe-4S dicluster domain-containing protein, with amino-acid sequence MGRIKAKPEVCMGCHLCEVWCAVAHSKSKHIIKAFLYEEEKPLPRLVVEEKLPLTFALQCRHCAEPDCVTACISGALSKDPETGRVLHNPNQCVGCYSCVLTCPYGSIFINPRKREVIKCDLCAGLDTLYCVSHCPNGALVYEDC; translated from the coding sequence ATGGGGAGAATCAAGGCCAAACCCGAGGTTTGTATGGGTTGTCACCTGTGCGAAGTATGGTGTGCGGTGGCCCACTCCAAATCCAAACACATTATCAAGGCTTTTCTATATGAAGAGGAAAAACCGCTGCCCAGGCTGGTGGTGGAGGAAAAGCTGCCCCTTACCTTTGCCCTGCAGTGCAGGCACTGTGCCGAACCGGACTGTGTCACCGCCTGTATTAGCGGGGCTTTATCCAAGGACCCGGAGACCGGGCGGGTGTTGCATAACCCAAACCAGTGTGTGGGTTGCTATAGCTGCGTGCTGACCTGTCCCTACGGAAGCATATTTATAAATCCACGAAAAAGGGAAGTTATTAAATGCGACCTTTGCGCCGGGCTGGATACCCTTTATTGTGTAAGCCACTGTCCCAACGGGGCACTGGTATACGAGGACTGCTAA
- a CDS encoding nitrilase family protein has translation MEQTRVALVQMNAQLAATTLNLNKMESFVKEAAGQKVDIICFPELSVQGYSRNCSGPTAESLPGPSSERIMTMARRYNLVVLAGLAEASPTGRPYITQLVAYPNGKLLKYRKTHLGNSEKPNFTPGAELPVFGHDKLNFGVQICWDLHFPEVTAILSLKGAEIVFAPHASPTIVGNRREIWLKYMTARAYDNAVYLAACNLVGNDGAGHSFCGGALVIDPKGNVIAEAFNDREEMLVADLDPVIINTIRRKESSSMRHSFFLDSRRPELYGDLLKRG, from the coding sequence ATGGAACAAACACGGGTTGCCCTGGTGCAAATGAACGCGCAATTGGCCGCAACGACCTTAAATTTAAACAAAATGGAATCCTTCGTGAAAGAAGCGGCCGGTCAAAAAGTTGATATTATTTGCTTTCCCGAGTTAAGCGTGCAGGGGTACAGCCGAAACTGCTCCGGTCCTACCGCAGAGTCACTACCCGGTCCCTCATCAGAGCGTATCATGACCATGGCACGCCGGTACAACCTGGTGGTTCTGGCGGGATTGGCGGAAGCCTCGCCCACCGGTAGGCCATACATAACTCAACTGGTGGCCTATCCCAATGGAAAGTTGCTTAAATATAGAAAAACTCATTTGGGCAACAGCGAAAAACCAAACTTCACACCGGGTGCTGAATTGCCTGTGTTCGGTCATGATAAATTGAACTTCGGAGTGCAAATATGCTGGGATTTACATTTCCCTGAAGTCACCGCTATATTGTCGCTTAAAGGGGCAGAGATAGTTTTTGCACCTCATGCATCACCAACCATAGTGGGAAATCGTAGAGAAATCTGGTTGAAATACATGACAGCCCGGGCTTACGACAACGCAGTGTATTTGGCGGCCTGCAACCTGGTGGGAAATGACGGTGCCGGACACAGTTTTTGCGGTGGAGCTTTAGTGATTGATCCCAAAGGTAACGTTATTGCTGAAGCATTTAATGATCGTGAAGAAATGCTGGTAGCCGACCTTGATCCCGTTATCATCAATACCATCCGCCGTAAGGAGTCCAGTTCTATGCGCCATAGTTTTTTCCTGGACAGCCGGCGGCCGGAATTATATGGCGATCTGCTCAAGAGGGGTTAA
- a CDS encoding NAD(P)/FAD-dependent oxidoreductase, whose translation MGNMGDYDYLIIGNSAGAVGCIEGLRSMDKNGTVALVAEEEHHVYSRALIPYYLGGQITRNKMYYRPRDFYDRARVSVIKERRAVKIHSAVRMVELDNGSRLGYGKLLLATGGKPVYPPISGLDKQQNVFSFHSMKDVLGIERELPAVRSAVVLGGGVIGLMAAEVLHKRGLDVHVLELADRLLAPVVDETTSHLVEGALQKAGVTLYLNNTIDQVHGTQRVESVTLKDGRSIPCDLLIVGVGVAPRVELAQGTGIEVNRGIVVDKNMQTAVPGIYACGDCASTYNFVTGAGQNLPLWPNAYLGGRIAGFNMAGMERAFVQGTAMNAMHFFDINIINAGINVTGAETPDGLDVIQEYNKDTQTYRKFILSEKGHIKGFILVGQIARAGIFLNLMRRKTDVRAFIKDLFKTDFGYADLPETLRWKLLQDDVILGVV comes from the coding sequence ATGGGTAATATGGGCGATTATGATTACTTGATTATAGGCAACTCTGCGGGAGCTGTGGGTTGTATAGAGGGTTTACGAAGTATGGACAAAAACGGTACGGTGGCCCTGGTGGCCGAAGAAGAGCACCACGTATACTCGAGGGCTTTGATCCCCTATTACCTGGGCGGTCAGATAACCAGAAATAAAATGTATTACCGACCCCGTGATTTTTATGATCGTGCCCGGGTCAGTGTTATCAAGGAACGCCGGGCGGTAAAAATCCATAGTGCAGTTCGGATGGTGGAACTGGACAATGGTAGTCGGCTGGGCTATGGTAAATTGCTGCTGGCTACGGGTGGGAAACCGGTATACCCGCCCATTTCCGGACTTGATAAACAACAAAATGTGTTTAGTTTTCACAGCATGAAGGATGTGTTGGGTATTGAAAGGGAACTGCCCGCTGTCCGAAGCGCCGTGGTACTGGGGGGCGGTGTTATCGGTTTGATGGCTGCCGAGGTACTGCATAAAAGGGGCCTTGATGTGCATGTGCTGGAACTGGCCGACCGGTTACTGGCACCGGTGGTTGATGAAACCACGTCCCATTTGGTGGAAGGCGCACTGCAAAAGGCCGGGGTGACATTGTATTTAAACAACACCATCGATCAGGTGCACGGCACCCAACGGGTGGAGAGCGTTACCTTAAAAGACGGGCGTAGCATACCCTGCGATTTACTCATCGTGGGGGTGGGAGTGGCACCCAGGGTGGAACTGGCCCAGGGCACGGGTATAGAGGTCAACCGGGGTATTGTAGTGGATAAAAACATGCAAACCGCTGTACCGGGCATCTATGCCTGCGGTGACTGCGCCTCTACCTATAACTTTGTGACAGGTGCCGGTCAGAACTTGCCGCTGTGGCCCAATGCTTATCTGGGTGGCCGTATTGCCGGGTTCAATATGGCGGGTATGGAAAGGGCATTTGTCCAGGGCACCGCTATGAATGCCATGCACTTTTTTGATATTAACATCATCAATGCCGGTATCAATGTTACCGGGGCAGAAACCCCAGACGGGCTGGATGTAATCCAGGAATATAACAAGGACACTCAAACATACCGGAAATTTATCCTCTCTGAAAAAGGTCATATCAAAGGTTTTATACTGGTTGGCCAAATAGCCAGGGCGGGTATATTTTTAAATTTGATGCGGCGCAAAACCGATGTGCGGGCCTTTATAAAGGATTTATTTAAAACAGATTTTGGATACGCTGATTTACCGGAAACACTGCGCTGGAAACTGCT
- the cobK gene encoding precorrin-6A reductase — MILVLQGTGDGKLITQTLVGQGYRVGALAATDYGRELAVEYGAILVDKNLNTGTGTWLEELGVQAVVDARHPFDGKGEDELARQCRANNIMYLRIGREETDICHELLHPVSSMPEAAQKAAGLGKTIFLTTGSHDLEHFVALQKTQGIRLVVRVLPEHKVVKKCQDMGIHTRDIVAMQGPFSKQINKALFKMYRAAVVVTKDSGRAGGTDTKIDAALALKIPVVIVKRPSATTQREYRWDEAVQVINQQLPLQPR; from the coding sequence TAATAACCCAAACACTTGTAGGGCAAGGGTACCGGGTGGGGGCCCTGGCCGCTACGGATTATGGCAGGGAACTGGCTGTAGAATACGGGGCTATCTTGGTAGATAAAAATTTGAACACCGGTACAGGTACCTGGCTGGAAGAACTGGGGGTGCAGGCCGTAGTTGACGCCAGGCACCCATTCGATGGAAAAGGGGAAGATGAGCTGGCCCGGCAGTGCCGGGCAAACAATATAATGTACCTGCGCATAGGCCGGGAGGAGACAGATATATGCCATGAACTGCTGCACCCGGTATCCTCCATGCCCGAGGCTGCCCAAAAAGCTGCCGGTTTAGGAAAAACAATTTTTTTGACCACGGGCAGCCACGATCTGGAACACTTCGTAGCACTGCAAAAAACACAAGGCATTCGATTAGTGGTAAGAGTATTGCCCGAGCACAAGGTGGTTAAAAAATGCCAGGACATGGGCATTCATACCAGGGACATTGTGGCCATGCAGGGGCCCTTTTCCAAACAAATCAACAAAGCACTGTTTAAAATGTACCGGGCTGCAGTGGTGGTCACCAAAGACAGCGGCCGGGCCGGGGGTACCGACACAAAAATTGATGCTGCCCTTGCTTTGAAAATTCCCGTTGTGATTGTCAAAAGGCCAAGTGCCACTACGCAGAGGGAGTACCGGTGGGATGAAGCTGTACAGGTCATTAACCAACAGCTACCATTACAACCCCGGTAA
- a CDS encoding PRK06851 family protein, which translates to MSRGRMKKVFPGGNTSQGFYSFYDYIIDQQEATRIFVIKGGPGVGKSTFMRKIAEEMLERGYDVEFHCCSSDNGSLDGIVIPAIGVAMLDGTAPHIVDPKHPGAVDEIIHLGDHWNEQAIRANKQEILACNKEVGRLFKRAYAYLAAAKIFLNEVRLYYTATGAINVGSFDRMVLELVHEIFEGQERQTDNPKARRLFATAITPDGPVSHLATIVDHIGKRYIIEGDDGTGKNILVARLMDAAMMRGFDVEAYHCALEPDLIDHLVIPGLDVAIVNSVEPHDFRPRAGDVVIDTMECVNPILNEKYLMEKTKARKMYRECMEQAISFIRQAKAGHDDMEKYYAPYMDFEAINARREKTLARILELVTR; encoded by the coding sequence TTGTCCAGGGGAAGAATGAAAAAAGTTTTTCCCGGTGGGAACACCAGCCAGGGCTTTTATTCCTTTTATGATTATATTATTGATCAACAGGAAGCTACCAGGATTTTTGTTATTAAAGGCGGGCCTGGTGTTGGTAAATCTACTTTTATGCGCAAAATTGCTGAAGAAATGCTAGAACGGGGATACGATGTGGAGTTCCATTGTTGTTCCTCGGATAACGGTTCACTGGATGGTATTGTAATTCCGGCCATAGGTGTGGCCATGCTGGACGGCACTGCTCCCCATATAGTGGATCCCAAACATCCTGGTGCTGTGGACGAAATAATTCATTTGGGCGACCACTGGAATGAGCAAGCTATCCGGGCCAATAAGCAGGAGATCTTAGCCTGTAACAAGGAGGTTGGTCGACTTTTTAAGCGGGCATATGCTTATTTGGCTGCCGCTAAAATTTTTCTCAATGAGGTAAGGTTATATTATACCGCAACGGGTGCCATTAACGTGGGCAGTTTTGATCGCATGGTGCTGGAACTGGTGCATGAAATCTTTGAGGGTCAGGAAAGGCAAACTGATAACCCCAAAGCCAGGCGATTATTTGCCACCGCCATTACACCCGACGGTCCGGTGAGTCACCTGGCCACCATTGTGGATCATATCGGCAAGCGGTATATAATTGAAGGAGACGATGGAACGGGTAAAAATATACTGGTGGCCAGGTTGATGGACGCAGCCATGATGAGGGGATTTGATGTGGAAGCTTATCACTGCGCCCTGGAACCTGATTTAATCGATCATTTGGTAATACCGGGCTTGGATGTAGCCATCGTTAATTCGGTGGAACCACACGATTTTCGCCCCCGGGCCGGGGATGTGGTAATCGATACCATGGAATGTGTAAATCCCATTCTCAATGAAAAATACCTGATGGAAAAGACCAAAGCCCGTAAAATGTACCGGGAATGCATGGAGCAGGCCATATCATTTATTCGCCAGGCTAAAGCCGGGCACGACGATATGGAGAAATATTATGCACCTTACATGGATTTCGAAGCCATAAACGCCCGGCGAGAAAAAACCCTGGCACGTATTTTAGAGCTGGTCACCAGGTGA
- the cbiQ gene encoding cobalt ECF transporter T component CbiQ, with product MLLIDHFAYNNRLVRMHPGEKTLFFVITIGICLALPSLATSLVITLLMAGVVVFGAGVPWRFYAKLLMVPSSFLIIGVLAVAVSVTREPQQFLWAVHPGSFTVGITRAGLLTAAELFFRSLGAVSCLYFLSLTTPMTETVGLLKKLRMPALVVELIALIYRLIFILLGMSGQIYTAQSSRLGYRNMRTGFTALSQLIMSMFIKSYKQSQSMYDAMVARCYDGQLHFVEEKRNWSARHVLVIVTVDGILAAWALYAGGIL from the coding sequence ATGTTATTAATTGATCATTTTGCATACAACAACAGACTGGTTCGGATGCACCCCGGTGAAAAAACCCTCTTTTTTGTAATTACCATCGGGATTTGCCTGGCTTTGCCATCACTGGCCACATCCCTGGTTATCACGCTGTTGATGGCCGGGGTGGTGGTGTTTGGGGCCGGGGTACCATGGCGATTTTATGCCAAGCTGCTGATGGTGCCCAGCTCCTTTCTGATTATTGGCGTGTTGGCAGTGGCGGTTTCGGTAACCCGTGAACCACAGCAGTTTCTATGGGCCGTCCACCCGGGAAGTTTTACCGTGGGTATAACCAGGGCAGGTCTTCTTACTGCGGCGGAATTGTTTTTTCGCTCACTGGGTGCGGTTTCCTGTCTGTATTTTTTATCCCTCACTACACCCATGACGGAGACTGTGGGTTTACTGAAAAAATTGCGGATGCCCGCACTGGTGGTGGAGTTAATTGCTTTAATATACAGGTTGATATTCATATTGTTGGGAATGTCCGGGCAAATATACACTGCCCAGTCTTCCCGGCTGGGTTATAGAAATATGCGCACCGGGTTTACCGCTCTAAGCCAATTGATAATGTCTATGTTTATCAAGTCCTACAAGCAATCCCAAAGCATGTATGACGCCATGGTGGCACGTTGTTATGACGGGCAGCTGCATTTTGTGGAAGAAAAACGGAACTGGTCGGCACGTCACGTGCTGGTGATAGTAACGGTTGACGGTATACTGGCGGCCTGGGCGCTGTATGCGGGAGGAATATTATGA
- the glnA gene encoding type I glutamate--ammonia ligase — translation MDKREVIAEAREKGVKFIRLQFTDLLGVMKNVAITIDQLEKALDGELMFDGSSIYGFSRIEESDMYLRPDPDTFVVFPWRPRDGGVARLMCDIYNPDGSPFEGCPRVILKRQLAKAAQMGYSMQVGPELEFFLFCVDDNNIPTLKTHDNAGYFDLSPVDLGEQARRDIVLTLEEMGFEIEASHHEVAPGQHEIDFKYSNALDIADKIVTFKFVVRTIAQRHGLHATFMPKPIYGINGSGMHTNQSLFKGDKNAFYDENDIPMQLSREAYYYIGGLLKHARAMAAVTNPTVNSYKRLVPGYEAPVYLAWSGRNRSPLIRIPAKRGQSTRVELRNPDPSCNPYLSLAVCLAAGLDGIANQIDPPPACDRNIYKMTKDELDELGIKSLPGSLPEAYDELSRDEVIKGALGEHIYEKLAEAKAKEWESFSLQVHQWEIDRYLALF, via the coding sequence ATGGATAAGAGAGAGGTAATTGCTGAAGCAAGGGAAAAGGGAGTAAAGTTTATCCGTTTGCAGTTCACTGATTTGTTGGGGGTAATGAAAAACGTAGCCATCACCATTGACCAACTGGAAAAAGCGTTGGACGGGGAATTAATGTTTGACGGATCTTCGATATACGGTTTTAGCAGGATTGAAGAGTCTGACATGTACCTTCGTCCCGACCCCGACACCTTTGTGGTTTTTCCATGGCGTCCCAGGGACGGCGGGGTGGCCAGATTAATGTGTGATATTTACAATCCTGACGGTAGCCCCTTTGAAGGCTGTCCCAGGGTAATCTTAAAACGCCAATTGGCCAAAGCGGCTCAAATGGGCTATTCCATGCAAGTGGGTCCGGAGTTGGAATTTTTCCTGTTCTGTGTGGACGATAATAATATACCCACTTTGAAAACTCACGACAACGCCGGTTACTTTGATCTTTCACCGGTTGATCTTGGAGAGCAAGCTCGCAGAGACATAGTGTTGACTCTGGAGGAAATGGGGTTTGAAATCGAGGCCTCTCACCACGAAGTGGCCCCCGGCCAGCATGAAATCGACTTTAAGTACTCGAACGCCCTCGATATAGCGGATAAAATCGTTACCTTTAAATTCGTGGTGCGCACCATTGCCCAACGACACGGCTTGCACGCCACCTTTATGCCCAAACCCATATATGGCATCAACGGCAGTGGCATGCATACCAACCAATCATTGTTCAAAGGTGACAAAAACGCATTTTATGACGAAAATGACATTCCGATGCAATTAAGCCGGGAAGCATACTACTATATAGGCGGTTTATTGAAACACGCCCGGGCTATGGCCGCTGTCACAAATCCAACGGTAAACTCCTACAAGCGCCTGGTACCCGGTTATGAGGCACCGGTATACCTTGCTTGGAGCGGACGTAACCGCAGTCCCCTGATCCGTATCCCCGCCAAGCGTGGACAGAGCACCAGGGTTGAACTGCGTAACCCGGATCCATCCTGCAACCCCTACCTGTCCCTGGCCGTTTGCCTGGCAGCCGGTTTGGACGGTATAGCCAATCAAATAGACCCGCCGCCGGCATGTGACCGAAACATATACAAGATGACAAAAGATGAGCTGGATGAGCTGGGCATCAAATCACTACCCGGCAGCTTGCCTGAAGCATATGACGAACTGAGCAGGGATGAAGTGATCAAGGGTGCTCTGGGCGAACATATTTATGAAAAACTGGCCGAAGCCAAAGCAAAGGAATGGGAGAGCTTCTCTTTACAGGTGCACCAGTGGGAAATTGATCGCTACCTGGCGTTATTTTAA
- a CDS encoding energy-coupling factor ABC transporter ATP-binding protein: protein MRPYIIEARNLIYDYPDGTRALNGMTMCIKEGQKVAVLGTNGAGKSTLFLHFNGILRPRQGAVLFNGQPVDYRHRSLIELRKNVGIVFQDPDNQLFSASVLQDVAFGPLNLGLDKNTALDRAHKAMEETEIDYLQNKPTHFLSYGQKKRVSIAGVLAMEPRVIVFDEPTACLDPRMAGKIMSLLQQLNKQGKTLVMSTHDVDLAYSWADYVYVLQRGRVAGEGTPREVFADRELLAGCGLKLPWMLEVYWELIDNELIAPTVPVPSNKDTLMELIRNGSGAAAGVTIKVV, encoded by the coding sequence ATGAGACCATATATTATTGAGGCCCGGAATTTGATATATGACTACCCGGACGGTACCAGAGCGCTGAATGGTATGACCATGTGCATCAAAGAAGGACAAAAAGTGGCGGTACTGGGGACAAACGGAGCGGGTAAATCCACTTTGTTTTTACACTTTAATGGTATTTTGCGTCCCCGGCAGGGAGCTGTATTATTCAATGGACAGCCGGTGGATTACCGGCACAGATCTTTGATTGAACTACGGAAAAATGTAGGTATTGTATTTCAGGACCCGGACAACCAGCTTTTTTCGGCCAGTGTGCTGCAGGATGTTGCCTTCGGGCCGCTAAATCTGGGTTTGGATAAAAATACGGCACTGGACCGGGCCCATAAAGCCATGGAAGAAACAGAAATTGATTACTTGCAAAATAAGCCCACCCATTTTTTAAGTTACGGGCAAAAGAAGCGGGTATCCATCGCCGGAGTGCTGGCTATGGAGCCCCGGGTAATTGTTTTCGACGAGCCCACCGCCTGTCTGGATCCCCGGATGGCGGGCAAAATTATGAGCTTGCTGCAGCAGTTAAACAAGCAGGGTAAAACCCTGGTAATGTCCACCCATGATGTTGACCTGGCCTACAGTTGGGCCGATTACGTTTACGTTCTCCAACGAGGTCGGGTTGCCGGGGAAGGAACCCCCCGGGAGGTTTTTGCAGACCGGGAGTTGCTGGCTGGCTGCGGCCTGAAACTTCCCTGGATGTTGGAAGTATACTGGGAGTTAATTGATAACGAACTGATTGCCCCAACTGTTCCCGTACCCAGTAACAAAGACACTTTAATGGAATTGATTAGAAATGGATCAGGGGCCGCTGCCGGTGTTACAATAAAGGTAGTATAG
- a CDS encoding energy-coupling factor ABC transporter permease, giving the protein MLLVLVIPENAYAMHIMEGYLPSTWCAAWYLLTLPFFIMGLISINKTVGLNPKMKMLIAFAGAFAFALSALKLPSVTGSCSHPTGVGLGAILFGPAAMAVLGSIVLLFQALLLAHGGITTLGANAFSMAVVGPFVAYGVFRLCRRLGTPVWLAVFAGAALGDLLTYITTSIQLALAIPDAVGGVAASFTKFSAIFAVTQIPLAISEGLLTVLVFNLLYNYNQNELIELAVIPDHLQGEVR; this is encoded by the coding sequence ATGCTGCTGGTGCTGGTGATACCGGAAAATGCTTACGCCATGCACATTATGGAGGGCTACCTGCCTTCGACATGGTGCGCGGCATGGTATTTATTAACCTTGCCATTTTTTATCATGGGACTGATTTCAATTAACAAAACAGTTGGTTTAAACCCTAAAATGAAAATGCTCATTGCCTTTGCCGGGGCCTTTGCCTTTGCCTTGTCAGCCCTAAAATTACCATCGGTGACGGGTAGTTGCTCCCATCCCACGGGTGTGGGATTGGGTGCTATATTGTTCGGCCCGGCTGCCATGGCGGTACTGGGGAGTATTGTACTGTTGTTCCAGGCGCTGCTTTTGGCCCATGGCGGCATTACCACCTTGGGTGCCAACGCCTTCTCCATGGCCGTGGTGGGTCCCTTTGTGGCTTATGGAGTTTTCAGATTGTGCCGGCGACTGGGCACACCCGTGTGGCTGGCTGTCTTTGCAGGTGCAGCCCTGGGTGATTTGCTCACGTACATTACCACATCAATTCAATTAGCCCTGGCCATACCGGATGCTGTCGGGGGAGTTGCGGCCTCCTTTACTAAATTTTCCGCGATTTTTGCCGTTACCCAAATTCCCCTGGCCATCAGTGAAGGATTACTTACTGTACTGGTCTTTAATTTACTGTATAATTACAATCAGAACGAGCTTATTGAGCTGGCCGTAATTCCTGATCACCTACAGGGGGAGGTGCGGTAA
- a CDS encoding energy-coupling factor ABC transporter substrate-binding protein — MLRNNLLLLVLLAVFIVLPLIMANGAAFEGADGQAEEAIMQINPHYEPWFSSIWEPPSGEIESLLFALQGALGAGFICYYLGYMKGSKKSERD, encoded by the coding sequence ATGCTGCGCAATAATCTACTACTGCTTGTTTTGTTGGCAGTCTTCATAGTACTACCGCTTATCATGGCCAACGGAGCGGCATTCGAAGGAGCTGACGGGCAGGCGGAAGAAGCTATTATGCAAATCAATCCCCACTATGAACCCTGGTTTTCCTCTATTTGGGAGCCACCCAGCGGGGAAATTGAAAGCCTGTTATTTGCTTTGCAAGGGGCGCTGGGGGCGGGCTTTATATGTTATTACCTGGGGTATATGAAGGGCAGTAAAAAATCCGAAAGGGATTAA